Genomic DNA from Catellatospora sp. TT07R-123:
GCCTGGGTGAACGGGGCACCGGCGGGGGTCGGCACGACCAGCCGCGCGACGGTCGACTCCGGCACCAGCTCGTCGAGGGCCTGACCCCACGGCTCCGGGCGCATCACCATGCCGGGGCCGCCGCCGTACGGCGTGTCGTCCACGGTGCGGTGGACGTCGTGGGTCCACCGGCGCAGGTCGTGCAGCCCGAGGTCGAGCGTGCCCTGGGTCCGCGCCTTGCCGATGAGCGACAGCTCCAGCGGGGCGAAGTACTCCGGGAAGATGGTCACGACGTCGACCCGCATGCCGTCTTCCCTTCTACAGGTCGAAGAGCCCGCCGGGCGGGTCCACCACGATGCGGCCGCCCGCCACGTCCACCTCGGGCACGATCGCGCTCACGAACGGGATCAGGCCGGTGCGGCCGTCGGGCATCCGCACCACCAGCAGGTCCGACGACGGAGCGTGGTCGATGCGGGTCACCTTGCCGAGCGGCTCGCCGCCCACGGTGACCACGGACAGCCCGACCAGGTGGTGGTCGAGGAACTCGTCCGGGTCCTCGGGCGCGGGGACGTCGGCGGAATCGACGTTGAGCAGGGCGCTCTTCGCCAGTTCGGCCGTGTTCCGGTCCGGGATCTCCGGGCAGACGATGATGTAGCGCCCCAGGTGGGCGCGGACCGACTCCACGGTCAGCG
This window encodes:
- the rimM gene encoding ribosome maturation factor RimM (Essential for efficient processing of 16S rRNA), with the translated sequence MLLIVGHVVRAHGIRGEILVQPRTDEPEQRFAVGSTLIVEPAVAGLPGTLTVESVRAHLGRYIIVCPEIPDRNTAELAKSALLNVDSADVPAPEDPDEFLDHHLVGLSVVTVGGEPLGKVTRIDHAPSSDLLVVRMPDGRTGLIPFVSAIVPEVDVAGGRIVVDPPGGLFDL